From one Halosimplex rubrum genomic stretch:
- a CDS encoding conditioned medium-induced protein 4, with protein MDEKTEELRDIFMDVSDEETVTETQEEPRGSIADQPDEATIRERLRGVIEALADRYDFDSAFETETYVDLVRGFYDDGSDEAIADDLGVSPDEVFRARMDLHLFRGDDTAAPFDICELRRRRDADDAALAAEFGVDEPTLAHYRRVVDAQDAARAANHRYQTEFDEILTDAAISGSLTESVTDDGLDEAAEDIETDVSF; from the coding sequence ATGGACGAAAAGACCGAGGAACTGCGGGACATCTTCATGGACGTTTCCGACGAGGAGACGGTCACGGAGACCCAGGAGGAGCCGCGGGGCTCCATCGCGGACCAGCCGGACGAGGCGACGATCCGCGAGCGCCTGCGGGGGGTAATCGAGGCGCTCGCCGACCGCTACGACTTCGACTCGGCGTTCGAGACGGAGACGTACGTCGACCTGGTCCGGGGGTTCTACGACGACGGGTCCGACGAGGCGATCGCCGACGACCTCGGCGTCTCGCCCGACGAAGTGTTCCGCGCACGCATGGATCTGCACCTGTTCCGGGGGGACGACACGGCGGCGCCGTTCGACATCTGCGAACTGCGCCGCCGCCGCGACGCCGACGACGCGGCGCTGGCCGCCGAGTTCGGCGTCGACGAGCCGACGCTGGCCCACTACCGCCGCGTCGTCGACGCTCAGGACGCCGCCCGGGCGGCGAACCACCGCTATCAGACCGAGTTCGACGAGATACTCACCGACGCCGCCATCTCGGGGTCGCTCACCGAGTCCGTCACCGACGACGGCCTCGACGAGGCCGCCGAGGACATCGAGACTGACGTGTCGTTCTGA